A DNA window from Enterobacter cloacae subsp. cloacae ATCC 13047 contains the following coding sequences:
- the mlaF gene encoding phospholipid ABC transporter ATP-binding protein MlaF, which yields MSQTMANLVDVRGVSFSRGNRLIFDDISLTVPHGKITAIMGPSGIGKTTLLRLIGGQIPPDSGEILFDGENVPEMSRSRLYTVRKRMSMLFQSGALFTDMNVFDNVAYPLREHTQLPPELLKSTVMMKLEAVGLRGAAKLMPSELSGGMARRAALARAIALEPDLIMFDEPFVGQDPITMGVLVKLISELNSALGVTCIVVSHDVPEVLSIADYAYIVADKRIVAHGSAQALQENCDPRVRQFLDGIADGPVPFRYPAGDYRDDLLGIGS from the coding sequence ATGAGCCAAACGATGGCGAATTTAGTCGATGTCCGTGGGGTGAGCTTTTCTCGCGGCAACAGATTGATATTTGATGATATTTCGTTGACCGTGCCGCATGGCAAAATCACAGCCATCATGGGACCGTCCGGGATCGGTAAAACGACCCTGCTGCGACTTATCGGTGGGCAGATCCCACCCGATAGCGGTGAAATCCTCTTCGACGGCGAAAACGTACCGGAGATGTCGCGGTCGCGCCTGTATACTGTGCGCAAGCGGATGAGCATGCTCTTTCAGTCGGGGGCCTTGTTCACCGACATGAACGTCTTTGATAATGTCGCCTATCCGCTGCGCGAGCATACGCAGCTTCCGCCAGAGCTGCTGAAAAGCACGGTAATGATGAAGCTGGAGGCGGTAGGGCTGCGTGGCGCCGCAAAGCTGATGCCGTCAGAGCTGTCTGGTGGTATGGCGCGCCGTGCCGCGCTGGCGAGAGCCATTGCGCTGGAACCCGATTTAATCATGTTCGACGAACCGTTTGTCGGACAGGATCCAATTACGATGGGCGTGCTGGTGAAGCTCATCTCTGAATTGAACAGCGCGCTCGGCGTCACCTGCATTGTGGTGTCTCACGATGTGCCGGAAGTGTTGAGTATTGCCGACTATGCCTACATTGTGGCAGACAAAAGGATCGTCGCGCACGGCAGCGCCCAGGCGTTGCAGGAAAACTGCGATCCGCGAGTACGGCAGTTCCTCGACGGTATTGCGGATGGGCCTGTGCCGTTCCGCTACCCTGCGGGCGACTATCGTGACGATTTATTGGGAATAGGGAGTTAA
- the rpoN gene encoding RNA polymerase factor sigma-54, producing MKQGLQLRLSQQLAMTPQLQQAIRLLQLSTLELQQELQQALDSNPLLEQADLHDEVDTQQSQDTEALDTADALEQKEMPDELPLDASWDEIYTAGTPSGTRADYQDDELPVYQGETTQSLQDYLMWQVELTPFSDTDRAIATSIVDAVDDTGYLTVTLDDILESMGDDEIELEEIEAVLKRIQRFDPVGVAAKDLRDCLLIQLSQFSKETPWIDEARLIISDHLDLLANHDFRTLMRVTRLKEEVLKEAVNLIQSLDPRPGQSIQTSEPEYVIPDVLVRKHNGRWVVELNSDSIPRLQINQQYASMCTSARNDADNQYIRSNLQEARWLIKSLESRNDTLLRVSRCIVEQQQAFFEQGEEYMKPMVLADIAQAVEMHESTISRVTTQKYLHSPRGIFELKYFFSSHVNTEGGGEASSTAIRALVKKLIAAENPAKPLSDSKLTTMLSDQGIMVARRTVAKYRESLSIPPSNQRKQLV from the coding sequence ATGAAGCAAGGTTTGCAATTAAGGCTCAGCCAACAACTGGCGATGACGCCGCAGTTACAGCAGGCGATTCGCCTGTTGCAACTGTCCACATTAGAACTCCAGCAGGAGCTCCAGCAAGCGCTGGACAGCAATCCGCTGCTGGAGCAAGCCGATCTTCATGACGAGGTAGACACTCAGCAATCACAGGACACTGAAGCCCTCGATACCGCCGATGCACTCGAACAAAAAGAGATGCCGGACGAGCTTCCGCTGGATGCCAGCTGGGATGAAATCTACACCGCCGGAACCCCTTCCGGCACGCGTGCAGACTACCAGGACGATGAGCTACCGGTCTATCAGGGTGAAACCACCCAGTCACTACAGGATTATCTGATGTGGCAGGTGGAGCTGACCCCTTTCTCCGATACCGATCGCGCGATTGCTACATCGATTGTCGATGCCGTTGACGACACCGGCTATCTGACCGTCACGCTGGACGATATTCTGGAAAGCATGGGCGATGACGAGATTGAACTTGAAGAGATAGAAGCCGTTCTGAAGCGCATTCAGCGTTTCGACCCGGTGGGCGTAGCAGCGAAAGACCTGCGCGACTGTCTGCTGATCCAGCTTTCGCAGTTCAGCAAAGAGACGCCCTGGATCGATGAAGCCCGCTTAATCATCAGCGATCATCTGGATCTGCTGGCTAACCATGATTTCCGTACCCTGATGCGCGTTACGCGTCTGAAAGAAGAGGTGCTGAAAGAGGCGGTTAATCTGATTCAGTCGCTCGATCCTCGCCCCGGCCAGTCGATCCAGACCAGTGAGCCTGAATATGTCATACCTGACGTGCTGGTCAGAAAACACAACGGCCGCTGGGTCGTTGAACTCAATTCAGACAGCATTCCTCGCCTGCAAATCAATCAGCAATATGCCTCCATGTGCACCAGCGCGCGTAACGACGCCGACAACCAGTATATTCGTAGCAATCTGCAGGAAGCGCGTTGGTTAATCAAAAGCCTGGAGAGCCGCAATGATACGCTGTTGCGTGTGAGCCGCTGTATCGTCGAACAACAGCAGGCTTTCTTTGAGCAGGGCGAAGAGTATATGAAACCGATGGTGCTGGCGGATATCGCCCAGGCCGTCGAGATGCATGAATCAACGATTTCCCGCGTGACCACGCAGAAGTATCTGCACAGTCCTCGCGGTATATTTGAGCTTAAGTATTTCTTCTCCAGCCATGTGAATACCGAAGGCGGTGGCGAAGCCTCGTCAACGGCGATTCGTGCACTGGTGAAGAAGTTGATCGCCGCGGAGAACCCCGCGAAGCCACTGAGCGACAGTAAGTTAACCACCATGCTGTCCGACCAGGGTATTATGGTGGCACGTCGTACTGTTGCGAAGTATCGAGAGTCTTTATCCATTCCGCCGTCTAACCAGCGTAAACAGCTGGTCTGA
- the ptsN gene encoding PTS IIA-like nitrogen regulatory protein PtsN, translating into MMNNDSALQLSNVLNQECTRSGVHCQSKKRALEIISELAAKQLGLPPQVVFEAILTREKMGSTGIGNGIAIPHGKLEEDTLRAVGVFVQLETPIAFDAIDNQPVDLLFALLVPADQTKTHLHTLSLVAKRLADKTICRRLRSAQSDEELYEIITEAEGSQDEA; encoded by the coding sequence ATGATGAACAACGATTCCGCTCTTCAATTGAGCAATGTCCTTAACCAGGAATGTACCCGCAGTGGCGTTCACTGCCAGAGCAAAAAACGTGCGCTGGAGATTATCAGTGAACTGGCCGCAAAACAGCTGGGCCTGCCACCGCAGGTCGTATTCGAAGCCATCCTGACCCGTGAAAAAATGGGCAGTACCGGTATCGGCAACGGCATTGCGATCCCGCATGGCAAACTGGAAGAGGACACCCTGCGTGCCGTCGGTGTGTTTGTGCAACTGGAAACGCCTATTGCCTTTGATGCCATCGATAACCAGCCCGTTGATCTCCTCTTCGCGCTGCTGGTTCCTGCCGATCAGACGAAAACCCATCTGCATACGCTTTCACTGGTCGCTAAACGCCTGGCCGATAAAACCATCTGCCGTCGACTGCGCTCAGCGCAAAGTGATGAAGAGCTTTATGAAATTATCACTGAAGCAGAAGGCAGTCAGGATGAGGCATAA
- the kdsC gene encoding 3-deoxy-manno-octulosonate-8-phosphatase KdsC, which translates to MSNAGASLATCYGPVSAHVMVKAENIRLLILDVDGVLSDGLIYMGNNGEELKAFNVRDGYGIRCALTSGIEVAIITGRKAKLVEDRCETLGITHLYQGQSDKMAAFNDLLGKLSIAPEHVAYVGDDLIDWPVMAEIGLSVAVADAHPLLIPRADYVTHINGGRGAVREVCDLLLLAQGKLDEAKGQSI; encoded by the coding sequence ATGAGTAATGCGGGTGCATCCCTTGCAACCTGTTATGGTCCGGTCAGTGCCCACGTGATGGTAAAGGCAGAAAATATTCGCCTGCTGATTCTGGATGTGGACGGCGTACTGTCCGATGGCCTGATTTACATGGGCAATAATGGTGAAGAGCTAAAAGCGTTCAACGTTCGCGATGGCTACGGTATTCGTTGTGCGCTCACATCGGGTATCGAGGTTGCCATCATCACCGGGCGAAAAGCTAAACTGGTAGAAGATCGCTGTGAAACGTTGGGCATTACCCATCTGTATCAGGGACAGTCCGATAAGATGGCTGCTTTCAATGATTTACTGGGTAAACTGTCTATCGCGCCAGAACATGTGGCCTATGTCGGTGACGACCTGATCGACTGGCCGGTAATGGCTGAGATTGGCCTGAGTGTCGCGGTTGCGGATGCGCATCCGCTGCTGATCCCGCGGGCTGATTATGTTACCCACATCAACGGTGGCCGTGGTGCCGTACGTGAAGTCTGCGATCTGCTTCTGCTGGCGCAGGGCAAGCTTGATGAGGCCAAAGGGCAATCGATATGA
- a CDS encoding calcium/sodium antiporter yields the protein MLLATALLIIGLLLVVYSADRLVFAASILCRLTGVPPVVIGMTVVSVGTSLPEIIVSVTASLHGQIDLAVGTAIGSNIVNILLILGLAALLHPFRVHSDVLRRELPLMLIVSLLAGCVFYDGVLSYSDGIFLLALAVIWLLYSVNIARLAEKQGQDSLTREQVAELPREGTLPVALLWLGVALIIMPMATRMVVDNATVLANYFAMSELTIGLTVIAIGTSLPELATAIAGARKGEDDIAIGNIIGSNIFNIAIVMGLPALITPGPFNPLAFSRDYGVMLLVSVIFALLCWRRQRQIGKGAGALLTGGFIVWMAMLYWLSPLLSG from the coding sequence ATGCTTTTAGCAACAGCACTGTTAATAATTGGTTTACTTTTGGTGGTCTACAGTGCTGACCGTTTGGTGTTTGCTGCATCGATCCTGTGCCGCCTCACTGGCGTCCCACCTGTTGTCATCGGGATGACCGTGGTCAGTGTTGGAACCTCCCTGCCTGAAATCATCGTCTCTGTGACGGCATCGCTGCATGGTCAGATAGACCTTGCTGTTGGCACCGCGATTGGCTCTAACATCGTCAATATTCTGCTTATTCTGGGCCTGGCCGCGTTGCTCCATCCATTTCGCGTGCATTCTGATGTTCTGCGCCGGGAATTGCCGCTAATGTTGATCGTAAGCCTGTTGGCAGGATGCGTATTTTACGATGGCGTTCTGAGCTACAGTGACGGCATTTTCTTGCTGGCGCTGGCGGTCATCTGGCTGCTCTATAGTGTTAACATTGCCCGCCTGGCGGAAAAACAGGGTCAGGACAGCCTGACGCGTGAGCAGGTCGCCGAGCTACCGCGTGAAGGTACGCTGCCTGTGGCACTGCTCTGGCTGGGTGTCGCGTTGATCATTATGCCCATGGCAACACGGATGGTCGTGGATAACGCGACGGTACTGGCGAATTATTTCGCCATGAGCGAACTGACCATTGGCCTGACCGTGATCGCCATCGGCACCAGCCTGCCGGAGCTGGCCACGGCCATTGCCGGGGCACGTAAAGGTGAAGATGACATCGCCATCGGCAATATTATCGGCTCGAACATCTTCAATATTGCCATCGTCATGGGCCTGCCAGCCCTGATAACGCCCGGGCCGTTTAACCCGCTGGCCTTCTCACGTGATTACGGGGTGATGTTGCTGGTGAGCGTTATCTTTGCCCTGCTCTGCTGGCGGCGGCAACGACAGATCGGCAAAGGCGCAGGCGCGCTGCTGACGGGTGGATTTATCGTATGGATGGCGATGCTGTACTGGCTTTCGCCTCTTCTCTCTGGGTAA
- the elbB gene encoding isoprenoid biosynthesis glyoxalase ElbB, which produces MKKVGVVLSGCGVYDGSEIHEAVITLLALARQGAEAICFAPDKKQADVINHLTGEAMAETRNVLIEAARIARGDVHPLIQADAAELDALIVPGGFGAAKNLSTFASEGAACQIDPHLKVLSQAMHAAGKPQGFICIAPAMLPKIFDFPLRLTIGTDIDTAEIIEEMGGEHVPCPVDDIVVDEDNKVVTTPAWMLAQNIAEAAAGIEKLVARVLVLTE; this is translated from the coding sequence ATGAAAAAGGTTGGTGTCGTACTGAGCGGATGCGGTGTTTACGATGGTTCAGAAATTCATGAAGCCGTCATCACGCTGCTGGCCCTGGCAAGGCAGGGGGCGGAAGCGATCTGTTTCGCGCCAGACAAAAAGCAGGCAGATGTGATTAATCATCTGACCGGAGAGGCCATGGCGGAAACCCGTAACGTACTGATTGAAGCGGCGCGTATTGCGCGTGGCGATGTCCACCCCCTTATTCAGGCGGACGCCGCTGAGCTCGATGCGTTAATCGTGCCGGGCGGGTTTGGGGCGGCCAAAAATCTCAGTACCTTTGCTTCAGAAGGGGCGGCGTGTCAGATCGATCCCCATTTAAAAGTGCTGTCGCAAGCAATGCATGCGGCAGGTAAACCGCAGGGCTTTATCTGTATCGCGCCGGCAATGCTGCCTAAAATTTTTGATTTCCCGCTGCGGCTGACAATCGGCACCGATATTGATACCGCAGAAATCATCGAGGAGATGGGCGGCGAGCACGTACCTTGTCCGGTGGATGACATTGTGGTGGATGAAGACAACAAGGTCGTTACCACACCTGCCTGGATGCTGGCGCAGAATATTGCCGAGGCTGCTGCAGGCATCGAAAAACTGGTGGCCAGAGTGCTGGTGTTGACTGAATGA
- the mtgA gene encoding monofunctional biosynthetic peptidoglycan transglycosylase — protein MSRKFGAGAWVKRALLRIVLVLAVFWGGGLALFSIMPVPFSAVMVERQLGAWLSGDFSYVAHSDWVSMDEISPFMGLAVIAAEDQKFPEHWGFDVAAIEKALAHNERHENRVRGASTLSQQTAKNLFLWDGRSWVRKGLEAGLTLGMETVWSKKRILTVYLNIAEFGDGVFGVEAAAQRYFNKPASRLSMSEAALLAAVLPNPIRFKANAPSGYVRSRQAWIMRQMRQLGGEGFMQRNKLM, from the coding sequence ATGAGTCGTAAATTCGGCGCAGGCGCGTGGGTGAAACGCGCCCTGTTGCGCATCGTTCTCGTGCTCGCGGTATTCTGGGGGGGCGGACTCGCCTTATTCAGCATTATGCCGGTCCCGTTTTCGGCCGTGATGGTCGAGCGTCAGCTTGGGGCATGGCTCAGTGGTGATTTCAGCTATGTGGCCCACTCGGACTGGGTAAGTATGGATGAGATCTCACCGTTTATGGGGCTGGCGGTCATTGCGGCAGAGGATCAGAAATTCCCGGAACACTGGGGGTTTGACGTGGCGGCAATCGAGAAAGCGCTGGCGCACAATGAACGCCACGAAAACCGCGTCCGTGGGGCATCGACATTATCGCAGCAAACCGCAAAGAATCTGTTCCTGTGGGACGGTCGCAGCTGGGTACGAAAAGGGCTTGAAGCGGGGTTGACGCTGGGGATGGAAACGGTCTGGAGCAAAAAACGCATTCTGACCGTCTATCTCAATATTGCTGAGTTTGGCGATGGCGTGTTTGGTGTTGAGGCCGCCGCGCAGCGCTATTTCAATAAACCGGCCAGCCGACTGAGTATGTCCGAAGCGGCGCTCCTGGCTGCCGTCTTGCCTAATCCCATCCGCTTTAAGGCTAATGCCCCTTCAGGGTACGTGCGAAGCCGTCAGGCATGGATCATGCGCCAGATGCGTCAGTTAGGCGGGGAAGGGTTTATGCAGCGTAATAAGCTAATGTAG
- the lptB gene encoding LPS export ABC transporter ATP-binding protein has protein sequence MATLTAKNLAKAYKGRRVVEDVSLTVNSGEIVGLLGPNGAGKTTTFYMVVGIVPRDAGNIIIDDEDISLLPLHARARRGIGYLPQEASIFRRLSVFDNLMAVLQIRDDLTSEQRQDRANELMEEFHIEHLRDSLGQALSGGERRRVEIARALAANPKFILLDEPFAGVDPISVIDIKRIIEHLRDSGLGVLITDHNVRETLAVCERAYIVSQGNLIAHGTPQQILEDDHVKRVYLGEDFRL, from the coding sequence ATGGCAACATTAACTGCAAAAAATCTCGCGAAGGCCTATAAGGGCCGCCGTGTCGTGGAAGATGTCAGTCTGACCGTCAACTCCGGCGAAATTGTTGGCCTGCTTGGTCCAAACGGTGCAGGTAAAACCACGACCTTCTACATGGTCGTGGGTATTGTCCCACGCGATGCCGGTAACATCATCATTGATGATGAAGACATCAGCCTTCTGCCACTGCACGCGCGCGCGCGCCGGGGTATTGGCTACCTGCCGCAGGAAGCCTCCATTTTCCGTCGCCTTAGCGTCTTCGATAACCTGATGGCCGTTCTGCAAATTCGTGACGACCTGACCAGCGAACAGCGTCAGGATCGCGCCAACGAGCTGATGGAAGAGTTTCACATTGAGCACCTGCGCGATAGCCTTGGGCAGGCGCTGTCCGGGGGGGAACGCCGCCGTGTTGAAATTGCACGCGCGTTGGCAGCAAACCCGAAGTTCATCCTGCTGGATGAACCATTTGCAGGCGTTGACCCCATCTCCGTTATCGACATTAAACGTATTATTGAGCATCTGCGCGACAGCGGTCTTGGCGTGTTGATTACTGACCACAACGTCCGTGAAACACTGGCCGTATGTGAACGTGCGTATATCGTGAGCCAGGGCAACCTGATCGCCCACGGTACGCCACAGCAGATCCTCGAAGATGATCATGTTAAGCGCGTCTATCTTGGGGAAGACTTCAGACTCTGA
- the npr gene encoding PTS phosphocarrier protein NPr translates to MTVKQTVEITNKLGMHARPAMKLFELMQGFDAEVLLRNDEGTEAEANSVIALLMLDSAKGRQIEVEATGPQEEEALAAVIALFNAGFDED, encoded by the coding sequence ATGACCGTAAAACAAACCGTTGAGATCACCAATAAGCTGGGCATGCACGCACGCCCGGCAATGAAGCTGTTTGAACTGATGCAGGGTTTCGATGCGGAAGTTCTGCTGCGAAATGATGAAGGGACCGAAGCGGAAGCAAACAGCGTCATTGCGCTGCTGATGCTGGACTCCGCCAAAGGTCGCCAGATTGAAGTCGAAGCCACCGGCCCACAGGAAGAGGAAGCGCTGGCGGCGGTGATTGCGCTGTTTAACGCCGGCTTTGACGAGGATTAA
- the hpf gene encoding ribosome hibernation promoting factor, which produces MQLNITGQNVEITEALRDFVNTKFAKLEQYFERINQVYIVLKVEKVTHISDATLHVNGGELHASAEGQDMYAAIDGLIDKLARQLNKHKDKLKQH; this is translated from the coding sequence ATGCAGCTCAACATCACTGGACAAAACGTCGAAATTACTGAAGCCTTACGCGACTTTGTGAACACGAAATTCGCAAAACTCGAGCAGTATTTCGAAAGGATCAATCAGGTCTATATTGTGTTGAAAGTGGAGAAAGTGACTCATATCTCGGATGCAACCCTGCATGTCAATGGGGGCGAACTCCACGCCAGTGCGGAAGGGCAAGACATGTACGCTGCTATCGACGGCTTGATTGATAAGCTTGCAAGACAGCTCAATAAACATAAAGATAAACTGAAACAACACTAA
- the rapZ gene encoding RNase adapter RapZ, translating into MVLMIVSGRSGSGKSVALRALEDMGFYCVDNLPVVLLPELARTLADRQISAAVSIDVRNMPESPEIFEQAMSNLPDTFSPQLLFLDADRNTLIRRYSDTRRLHPLSSKNLSLESAIDEESDLLEPLRSRADLIVDTSEMSVHELAEMLRTRLLGKRERELTMVFESFGFKHGIPIDADYVFDVRFLPNPHWDPKLRPMTGLDKPVAAFLDRHTEVHNFIYQTRSYLELWLPMLETNNRSYLTVAIGCTGGKHRSVYIAEQLADYFRSRGKNVQSRHRTLEKRKT; encoded by the coding sequence ATGGTGCTGATGATTGTCAGTGGCCGTTCAGGGTCGGGGAAATCCGTCGCCCTGCGCGCGCTGGAAGACATGGGTTTTTACTGCGTAGATAACCTGCCGGTGGTACTGCTGCCCGAGCTGGCGCGCACCCTTGCAGACAGACAAATCTCTGCCGCCGTCAGCATCGACGTCCGTAACATGCCTGAATCGCCAGAAATCTTTGAACAGGCGATGAGCAACCTGCCGGACACCTTTTCACCTCAGCTGTTGTTCCTTGATGCGGACCGCAACACGCTGATCCGTCGCTACAGCGATACCCGTCGTTTGCACCCGCTTTCCAGCAAGAACCTCTCTCTGGAGAGCGCAATCGACGAAGAGAGCGACCTGCTGGAGCCCCTGCGCTCACGTGCCGATTTGATTGTCGACACCTCCGAAATGTCCGTTCACGAGCTGGCAGAAATGCTGCGTACCCGTTTACTGGGCAAACGCGAGCGTGAACTGACAATGGTGTTTGAGTCATTCGGCTTTAAGCACGGCATACCTATCGATGCGGATTATGTTTTCGACGTGCGCTTCCTGCCAAACCCACACTGGGATCCGAAACTGCGTCCAATGACCGGTCTGGATAAACCCGTCGCGGCGTTCCTCGACAGGCACACAGAAGTTCACAATTTTATCTACCAGACGCGAAGCTACCTTGAGCTATGGTTACCTATGCTGGAGACAAACAATCGTAGCTATCTGACGGTGGCGATTGGCTGTACCGGCGGTAAACATCGTTCGGTCTATATCGCCGAACAGCTGGCCGACTATTTCCGTTCACGCGGAAAGAACGTTCAGTCCCGTCATCGCACGCTGGAAAAACGTAAAACATGA
- the lptA gene encoding lipopolysaccharide ABC transporter substrate-binding protein LptA: MKFKTNKLSLKVIIASAMLAASLPALAVTGDTEQPIHIESDTQSLDMQGNVVTFTGNVVMTQGTIKINADKVVVTRPGGEQGKEIIDGYGNPATFYQMQDNGKPVKGHASHMHYELAKDLVILTGNAYLEQLDSNITGDKITYLVKEQKMQASSEKGKRVTTVLVPSQLQDKGKGQAPAQKKSN, translated from the coding sequence ATGAAATTCAAAACAAACAAACTCAGCCTTAAAGTAATTATCGCCAGCGCGATGCTGGCGGCCAGTCTTCCCGCGCTTGCTGTTACTGGCGATACCGAACAGCCGATCCATATCGAGTCCGATACGCAGTCTCTTGATATGCAAGGTAATGTCGTTACCTTTACCGGCAACGTGGTTATGACCCAGGGCACCATCAAGATTAACGCCGATAAGGTGGTCGTTACCCGTCCAGGTGGCGAACAGGGCAAAGAGATCATTGATGGCTACGGCAACCCGGCCACGTTCTACCAGATGCAGGACAACGGCAAGCCAGTGAAGGGCCATGCCAGCCACATGCATTATGAACTGGCGAAAGATCTGGTCATCCTTACCGGTAACGCCTATCTGGAACAGCTCGATAGCAATATCACCGGCGATAAAATCACCTATCTGGTGAAAGAGCAAAAAATGCAGGCCTCCAGCGAGAAAGGCAAACGCGTCACCACCGTGTTAGTGCCGTCTCAGCTGCAGGACAAAGGCAAGGGCCAGGCCCCGGCACAGAAGAAGAGTAACTAA
- the lptC gene encoding LPS export ABC transporter periplasmic protein LptC, with amino-acid sequence MSKTRRWVIILLSLVALILIGVNLADRDDTQTEVINNNDPTYKSDHSDTVVYSPEGALNYRLIAQHVEYFSDDGISWFTQPVMTTFDKDKVPTWSIKSDRAKLTNDRMLYLYGHVEVNALTADSQLRKITTDNAQINLVTQDVTSQDLVTLYGTTFNSSGLRMRGNLRSKNAELIEKVRTSYEIQNKQTQP; translated from the coding sequence ATGAGTAAAACCAGACGTTGGGTTATCATTCTGCTTTCGCTTGTCGCACTGATACTGATTGGCGTGAACCTTGCCGATCGTGACGATACGCAAACGGAAGTGATCAACAATAACGATCCAACCTATAAAAGCGATCACAGTGATACCGTAGTCTATAGCCCGGAAGGTGCGCTGAACTATCGCCTGATTGCCCAGCACGTTGAATATTTTTCAGATGACGGTATTTCGTGGTTTACCCAGCCGGTCATGACGACGTTTGATAAGGACAAAGTGCCGACGTGGTCGATTAAGTCCGACCGGGCAAAACTGACGAATGACCGTATGCTTTATCTTTATGGCCATGTTGAAGTCAACGCCCTGACCGCTGACTCACAACTGCGCAAAATTACGACAGATAATGCCCAGATCAACCTGGTTACTCAGGATGTGACGTCGCAGGATCTGGTCACTCTGTACGGCACAACATTTAATTCCAGCGGTTTAAGAATGCGCGGGAACTTACGCAGCAAAAACGCCGAGCTGATTGAAAAGGTTAGAACCTCCTATGAAATTCAAAACAAACAAACTCAGCCTTAA
- the kdsD gene encoding arabinose-5-phosphate isomerase KdsD, giving the protein MSQIELQPGFDFQKAGKDVLEIEREGLAQLDQYINQDFSLACEKMFYCVGKVVVMGMGKSGHIGRKMAATFASTGTSSFFVHPGEAAHGDLGMVTPQDVVIALSNSGESNEILALIPVLKRLQVPLICMTSRPESSMARAADIHLCVKVPKEACPLGLAPTSSTTAALVMGDALAVALLEARGFTPEDFALSHPGGALGRKLLLRVNDIMHTGDEIPHVSKEASLRDALLEITRKNLGMTVVCDDLMKIEGIFTDGDLRRVFDMGVDVRTLGIADVMTPGGIRVRPGTLAVDVLNLMQSRHITSVMVADGDQLLGVVHMHDLLRAGVV; this is encoded by the coding sequence ATGTCGCAAATAGAATTGCAGCCGGGTTTTGACTTTCAGAAAGCAGGCAAAGACGTTCTGGAGATTGAACGTGAAGGTCTGGCGCAGTTAGATCAGTACATTAATCAGGATTTCAGTCTGGCCTGTGAGAAGATGTTCTACTGTGTCGGTAAAGTCGTGGTAATGGGGATGGGCAAGTCCGGCCACATTGGCCGCAAAATGGCCGCCACTTTCGCCAGCACCGGCACCTCCTCCTTCTTTGTACATCCAGGAGAAGCGGCACACGGCGATCTGGGCATGGTGACGCCGCAGGATGTCGTCATTGCGCTGTCAAACTCCGGGGAGTCCAACGAGATCCTGGCGCTGATACCGGTTCTGAAGCGGCTGCAGGTCCCGCTCATTTGCATGACCAGCCGCCCGGAAAGCAGCATGGCACGTGCGGCGGATATTCACCTGTGCGTGAAAGTGCCGAAAGAGGCCTGCCCACTGGGTCTCGCGCCAACATCCAGCACCACCGCAGCGCTGGTAATGGGCGACGCGCTTGCCGTTGCGCTCCTTGAAGCCCGCGGTTTTACCCCTGAAGATTTCGCGCTTTCCCATCCTGGCGGTGCGCTGGGTCGGAAACTGCTGCTGCGGGTTAACGATATTATGCATACTGGCGATGAAATCCCTCACGTCAGTAAAGAGGCCTCCCTGCGTGATGCGCTGCTGGAAATCACCCGTAAAAACCTGGGCATGACGGTGGTGTGTGACGATCTGATGAAGATCGAGGGGATTTTCACCGACGGTGACCTGCGTCGCGTGTTCGACATGGGCGTGGATGTTCGCACGCTGGGTATTGCCGATGTGATGACGCCCGGCGGGATTCGCGTTCGCCCGGGCACGCTGGCGGTGGATGTACTGAACCTGATGCAGTCCCGACATATCACCTCAGTGATGGTTGCCGATGGCGACCAATTGCTGGGTGTGGTACATATGCATGATCTGCTGCGCGCAGGCGTAGTGTAA